In Hippocampus zosterae strain Florida chromosome 21, ASM2543408v3, whole genome shotgun sequence, the genomic window CTGGTCGCAACCgggaggcatgaaaaaaaaaaggacccccTTGTTTATTATTGGCTTATTTATTTCTAAGTGGCACattaggggtttttttctcaGGCTGATGAAATAATCATCAGCTGACTCAGCAGGAATTCCAACCTCACCCTCCAGGCATCTGGAAATGCCATGCGGTCTATTTGctcgtttatttattcattcattattggCCACCGCATAGGCGCGGCCTGAAAAGTTGAGGTCAAAAGTCGTCACGTCATCCAATTAAAACAAACTCGTCCAACCGACCCCCAATAATTATTCCTGCGATTGTCTGCCTATGCCGAGCATTCCGATCTCAATCGGGCGAAATCGCAGCTGCCGCGCCAATATCTCCCTCTTAAAGCCCGACTTAATCGGGCGCTCATCGCGTTGGATCCACTTACTTACACTTTCATAACGCCCTTTGAACGGCCCATCGATTGGCCGCGCGCGTGCGCTAAACGCTTTGCTATAATTGCAACCGAGACAGCTGACGGCGGCTGTCCGTCAAAGTCGTCGGGATGCTCTGACTCAGTCTCCCCAAGATGGttttacatgcaaacgagcggcGGCATcaacgaacccccccccccccaactcccctcAGGTGCTCATTAAAAGTGTCCACTCGGCATCGATTTGGGTGTCATTGGTTGACAGTGTGGCTTCTTGTTTGCCTTTTCAGGCGTTTGGCGGCCTTGGGCAAagctagcacacacacacacacacatacacacacacacacacacacacacacacacacacacacacaaaaatctgtCATTAAAAGATGACCCACTGGAGTCGGTCGGCGTGATTTTAAGTCGATTGTTCTCGAGCGCTGAGGCGTTTCTGGCTTGGTTGCTGTGGCAACAGCACAAGCTTTTGCCTGCTGGGAATATCCCCATGTatgcagcacccccccccccccccccaggacggAACCAAACATATACGTATCTATTTGGAGCATTGCACCTGCACTGGCGTCTATGCATTCTACACATTTTATGTGTTCCAAATGTTTGCATGAGGAAGTGTGGCCACAACCTTCCGGTCTaaatcaggcagtcatgcaggcacacatgaccccccccccccccattcccaatTTGGACTGCGGACACCGTACCCGTCCTGCCATTCCGTTGCACGATTACTCAACCGCAATGAATGTCACCCCCCCATCCTGGCCTCCCATCCTCTGCGCCCAGAACAAGACAGCGAGACGACCGAACGGCGGATGTCCTTTTGCTTCCTGTCATATTGCCACATGGATGCGTCCGAAGACGGCATTGACACAGCCGCTGCGGCTTGATGCATTTAGATAATTAGGTCGCGCCGAACTGCTTTCGAGTGACTCTCAACTGTTCAGTTTCCTGCCAATGAAAGCGGCAAATCATTTCCGTCGTTGTTCTTGCAGATATATTCCGTCAaggtggcttttattttgaaagtcaagGAAACCGTCTCTCTCGTGTTTTGCGTTGGCTTGGCTGGGTGCGGAGGTGCAGCACCCCCAACGTGCGCATCACAAGTGCCTCTCCGGGACTCTTGGAATACTcccgcctccccccccctccctcccctttttttctctttatccTTTGTAGTCCTCCTGCCGTCTCACACTCAGTGACTCAGTGTTTGAGGTGGAGTTGGGGGGTCCGCAGCGGTGATGTCACGCCGCTGAGGGATGAGCGCGTCAGGAGCCAAGGTGAGTTGGTAAGCTGTCATGCGCCGCGGAGTCCCCCCACCGGCCGGCGTTGCCCGCGAACGAGGCGGCGAAAGATGCTCATCGCCGGCGGTGCCACTCCAAGCTCGGACGCGTTCCCTCCCGCAGCTGCCGCCGCTCGGATCCCGGGTCATGGCGCCTTGAGCCGCCGCCTCGTCAGGCCCGTCACCGACCTCCGCCGCGATGTCACAGGACGACGAGAAGTAGTGCGAGGAGCGTTTCGAAGGCAGGTGTCCGCGTGCCCCCCGCGGCTGCGCGCAGCCGGCTGCAGTCAGGGCGCCTCTGCAGGATGACGCTGCCGGCCGCGCTGGTACTCTGGACTTGCGTGTGGGGGGCAGTCGCCCCGAGGAGCGGCGGGGCCAACGGCACTGAGGCGGAGAGGCGCTGGGAGACGCTGTTCTCGCGCTCCTATCTGGGCCTCGCGGGCAGGGGGCCGCTGCAGCCCGACTGGCAGAGCGACTACCTGCGGGGCGTCAAGCGAGTGCGCCGCCTCTACTGCAACGTGGGCATCGGCTTCCACCTGCAGGTGCTTCCGGACGGCAGGATCGCCGGCGCGCACCTCGAGGATCCGCACAGTGAGTCGGCTTCCGCTCCCGCGTCGAGGCTTTGCGCGCGCAGCAGCAGCACCTGCCACTCacaatgaggatgatgatgatgatgacttgaGGCGCTCTTCTCCAGGTCTTATCGAGATTTCCAGCGTGGAGCGAGGAGTGGTCAGCCTGTTCGGTGTCAAGAGCGAGATGTTCGTGGCCATGAGCCGCAGGGGGAGGCTGTACGCCACGGtgagcgtgcgcgcgcgcgcgttaaCTAGAGCGCCCAATACGTGTATACAACTGCGCCAAAACTAACCAAATACCCCTGGATGGCAACTTGTCAAAGTTTGAGAGCGATTTTTGCAAGCAGAACttgctacccccccaccccctcgccccCGGCTCCTAACCGGCTCCGAGATGAGCCCAAAATGGCAACTTTACGAGTGTCGTGTTATTAATATTCCGGCACGCCGCGGCGTCGCATGTCCAAAACGTTCccacgtatttatttatttctttgggGCAAGTGACACCCGCCACAGAGATCCAAAGATGACCTCATTCCCTGACTTCAAACAAGAACTTTTGGTCcacgcgccttttttttttttttgcaagaatatGACCTTAATTTTGAgttcaaaaatatttggacgCTTAACTTAATCATGCCGTGGCGTTTTTTAGATCAGCTTTCTTTCGACCTGctcatgtgcattttattttattttttttctctagaggCTCTTTGGCGACGAGTGCAAGTTCAGGGAGACGCTGCTGGCCAACAACTACAACGCCTACGAGTCTTTTGTTTACAAGGGCTTCTATGTGGCCCTCAGCCGGCACGGGCGGCCGCGGCGAGGCGACAAGGCCGGCACCGCCGCCACCGGCACCCACTTCCTCCCTCGGTTGTGACTGACCCCGCCGACACCGACGTTTGCACatgctgatttttgttttaattttattttcttccaggTAAAACGACGCCAATGAACTGCGCAGATGTTGATTGTGTtatcatataaatatatacgtGTATATTTGGAGAGCTCTCTTTGTATATGGATGCCATACTGTGCTGATTTCGGGGCCTTTGCCACTCTCACTTGGTGCCTGCAACATTTACACTATATGGACACGCCTCTCAATCAATCTCATGATAAATCTGTCCAAAAGTCTGGGAACAGGGCACAAAACAAGAAAGCATGCTTGGATGAATTTGCTGTGCACAAAAATTCCCGACAAACAAAAGTCACTTCCGACGGTAAATGTCCGTGCATATCTGTCTGCGTGatactgcccccaagtggccaagGCGCGCACATCAAAAGGAGCAAAACAATGTCCACGAACTGCGGCAAAAAACGTTTCATTTTTCAACTTCGAcgattgtttgttttcataacGTACAATATCATAGCATGCTTGAAAAGTCAGTTACAAGCGTGGCGACGGGACAAATTGAACGTGTACCTCAAGGCACCATCGTCCATATAGTGTACATTGCGGACACGGGGAATGTGCTTAAAATGGTCCTTATTTACCTCAAAGCACCAAGTTCGAGGTGAAGGATCCATGGAACAGGctcgcgtgtgcgcgcgcgagtgACTTTAAACGCACTCCTTTTGCTGTATGATTTAAAAAGGTGCCTTGGCGCTGACACTCAAGGCCCCCTTGAACTTGCCTGTAAGAGACACTCGGGTCAGGCAAAAAATAGGAATGACGAACAGGAGCGGCCCTCGAGtaaggggaggggcggggggggggggggagtcaaagGGAGACGATCTCCTGGTCTTTGTGCTGCAATTAGATCGATTAAGTTATTTACAAGCAAAAGGGGTGCCCAATGAAAAGCAGAGTGAGACCTCCGTACTGTAGATTAAATGCAAACAGAGTGGGACCTCCAAACTCCAACGCAATCTCAGACACTGCTTGACTTCCAAGTTGGTAAAACTTCAAAGCTATGTcccatggggggtgggggggacgccTTATCCGTCTCACCTCAACCTCTCTGCGAGCAGGAGAAgagaagtggcagtaaaacaggccaaaatccagatgtCACCATTAGCAATAATtacaatcatcatcatttaaaaacagaCTACGCTCTCCATGTCGTCACACAACCAAATTGGGCTAAATTCCATGCTAATTTTGTTAGCATCTGCTCGGCAACGTGTATACGAACTCGTACTGAACACCATTTCAGTGGTGTGTTGGGACTTTGAGGGCACCATTGCATACAATACATTGCTCAAATGTTAGCGCACATACAGGTAGCAGCCACTGTTGCATGTGATGTccaatgaacaaaaacacaatgtgGAAATAGTGCAAAGTTACAAATGAATTCAGGAGCTTTCTACGTTAGGAGACACGTCATCAAATTTCAAGATGTCGCctcaatgtgtgagtgtgtgaggtgGTGAGAAAGCATGTGCCCTTGGCCTTTTcccccaatgtgtgtgtgtgtgtgtgtgtgtgtaccgcaGTAGCAGCCAGCAGCTTTCGCATGCAGGATACAGTAAAGGACAATGCGGAAAGGCGATCAAGtcatcgatttatttatttttttgtgcctgcGCTAACTGGGGTCTGGAATAATTGTTCTTGCAGTATTGCAATATTCTGGCGGCAACCTATTATTGACTGCGTAATTAAAATGCCATCAATAAAAGAATCTGGATCGAAAAGAGTGATGCTTCGCCAGTACAAATTTGTACTCTTACGCTTGTGCGCCTCCACCTGCCGCCTTGGTTTGTCACTTAAAACTAAAAATTAAatgattaggaaaaaaaatacattgactgACCGTCGAGAG contains:
- the LOC127593727 gene encoding fibroblast growth factor 6-like — protein: MTLPAALVLWTCVWGAVAPRSGGANGTEAERRWETLFSRSYLGLAGRGPLQPDWQSDYLRGVKRVRRLYCNVGIGFHLQVLPDGRIAGAHLEDPHSLIEISSVERGVVSLFGVKSEMFVAMSRRGRLYATRLFGDECKFRETLLANNYNAYESFVYKGFYVALSRHGRPRRGDKAGTAATGTHFLPRL